ttttgtataTACCAAAACAGACCAAAAAGTCTTTAGAGcagtatgtatgtgtgtgatttaaaaaaaaaaatatctgtaaatgtCATTTATCTAAGAACTGGTACTGGCAGCAAAGCCGATTTGTGGCATCTAATGCCCACTTCAGTAGCCAGACAATCCAGTTGTCTGGCCTAGTTAAGCCTCTGTTAGCCTGTCTGTgtcaaaattctttttttctaagctaCAGTTTAGCAATAAAGTGTTGTCACGAGTTACATCATTTCAACTGCTAATACAGTTTGTAGTCTCAAGTATCCTTTTAACTGACAGCTTTTctaccctcttttttttttattgttgttgttatgtGTTCACCAAAATGCCTGTGTTGATTTTGTTCTGGTGTTCTGGGTGGGGGAGTGGAGGCATCATTCAACTTTCACAGAGGATTTGTCTGTTCGGAATGGTATTTTAAACTGGGAGGACAATCTGGGAAAAGGTTGAATGGGTAAGGTAGTGATCTATGCAATTATGGTAAGTTTCTAGTTGGTGGAAATTGTTATCTAAGTGGTATCTTCCCGGTAGAAATCTATTACacttaatttgtttcttcttgttcaGGAGTGAGCTTTCAGTAGACaaaactaagaagaaaaagagaagagaacTGACTGAGGAACAGAAGCAAGAAATCAAAGATGCCTTTGAGTTGTTTGATACAGACAAAGATAGAGCAATAAATTATCATGAGTTAAAGGTAAAGGTTTTTCATTTAATGGCAGATAATATATATGTTTCTTAGTGAGTTTTTAAGATGTTGGCTGTATCTTTAAAAAGTACTCCATGTTCAAGGTCTCTTGCTGGGCTAAAGGAGTGAGGATATtgggggggcagctgggcagaggaaggaaatacCTGCATTGGTGTAAGAATGAACTTTTCTTCCCAAACTGTATACTTGACACAGTAACAGAATTACTGTAGCATGCTGCATAACACTGGTCTGAATGCTCCCCAGGGTTCCAGGGTTTAGCTTGGACAGATGACTAAGTGGAAAAAGCTCTTGAAAAGGtgtttggttcttttttaaGGCATTGCATAATCTAAAGCTTGGTATTGTGAAAACCCACAGGTTTCAGATGCTTTAGGTAAAAGATGTAAATCAGATTTGTAAAATTGTTGACTACACACCAGAGCTTACcacttgcatttttcagtaGGGAGCCTATGGATGGTAGGAATGAGagatgctgtttgttttgtgtcTGGGAGGCTTGGTAGCTGCCCTTCCCAATGAAGACATCTCTTCCCGTTAGCTATTGGCAAATGGAGGGTAGGATGGCCGTCTTTCCTAGTGAGTCCTGTCTGGAAGTCTAGAAGTAGTACATTAAGTTTATTGaagtgtcttttaaatattttatgaatttttattctgattGTATTgcatcaagaagaaaaagtggCTTTGGAGAGGCCAGTGTTTCTATCCTATATTGGGTGAGATTCTTTTGGGAAGGAATACCTCATCCAACCTGCTGCCTCCATGTTCTGGCTCTACCACGTAACTCaaaggtggggtgggggcagaagtcttatttttactttaattggTGTTACAGGCGTGTCATAGGTCTCGCGATTCCTATAAAACTCCTTCATTTCAGAGTTCAGGTCTTTTATCTTTGCTGGAAGCCACAGTGAGTGGGAACTGTTTTGGGCCTGTTAATACGCTTTTTCCAGTTACAGTATGCTTTGAATTCCCAGCTGTCATGATTACttgcaaagctgtttcttaCCTGCCTAGTTAAATATTGTGGCCCTGAAGATAATACTGtggaagagcagaaatgcaTAAAGAAAAGAACTATCTCTGTTTTAGTGTATGTTTGTCAGTTTGGAGGAAGTCAGGGTAGTGTGTGTACTGAGAAATTGCTATCTCAGTTGAAATGGAAACTAAACATGCACTCCTAACctaatggaaaaagaaaagatacattGGCTTATGTTGTGCACTGGAAAAAGTGAAGTCACTTGTAAGAGGATTTGTAAACTCATGAACATATACACGCTTAGTATGAATACTGAAGACTAATTTGAAGAAGGATTTTCAGTTCTATCTTCAAGAAAGGGTCAGTACGTGAAATGTTTTTGGGAGTCAGGAAAGTCTACTTGCCCTAAGAAGTATTTGGTCCAGTCTGTGAAATCCCTGAAAAGGCAAAGGCTAGTTTTTTCACTGTAACTTGACATTCCATTTTCTAATAGTAGTTTTAGGTGATTTTTATAATCAGagcttttttacttttgttaaaTTCATTTATTATTGTTGCTAAACCACTGATACACACCTTCTCTCTTGGGAAGgtaattactgaaaataaaaagaaatctgataaATCAATATTTAATCTTCATATATGGTTGCACTTCCATTTTATTCCAAAAGGTGGCAATGAGAGCCTTGGGTTTTGATGTGAAAAAAGCTGATGTGCTGAAAATACTTAAAGATTATGACCGAGAAGCGACAGGCAAGATCACCTTTGAAGATTTTAATGAAGTTGGTATGTGTTTGATTATGTATCTTTAGAGAAATTTAACCTGTAGTGGTTGCTACAATGTGGAAGTACTTTGTGTACTTTTTCAGTTATTAAGTACTATTAAGCAATAGAACTGAGagatttcatttcatatttttattaataaaagtaaATGGTGGAGGAAGATAAATCTTTGTATTCTGAATATGCAGTTTGATATGTCGAGATGAATAATAGCCACAGTATAGAAGGAAATAAGAGTCCTAATCTTTTTTAAACGTTTACAAAAGAGTAGATGCTAACTTAAAATGTAGATATTCTTGTGTtgtttatgcattttataaGATTCTTCTTCctactgtggaaaaaataattgacgTTGAATTTCACAGGAAGCAGTGCATACACAGACAAACTGTAAACTGAGTACAGACTTCCTATATAACAAATAAAAGTTGAAGGAGATATTAAATATTGTACTTCAAGGATTTTCAACTGTTGATAAAACCAGTGGAATGTCATTAGGCTGTTTATTTCATCTGAAGATTGTGTTTTGCACAGTTTGACATACGTCCAGTATGTAGTGAtctgcagaattttaaaagattagAGTTTAAGtttctttgaagattttttttttggatgttaCGTATAACTTATACTTTTGCATACAATTTGcgtttgccaaaaaaaaaaaaaaaaaaaaaaaagctgtgtggGCTTTATAGCTGTATTTCATTATTCCAGTCCCTGTGTTCAAGGTATTAGATTTGTGtcaatattcagaaaaaaaacctgctccGGTGTAGTAGATGTGTATTTGCTCTTGGCTACAAATAACAATCTACTTAGTGTGGCAAAACAGTTATTGATTGAAAAGTGGCAGAGGTTAATGATTTAATGGGTTAGGATTGGACAAATTATGTTGTTAAATCACAGATAATATTTTTGTAGTTGTATTCCAGGAAAGAGCAAATTGTAAGTCAGAAAAGAACCAAATATAAAGCCTATGGGGAAATATATATGATCAGTCCCAATTTAattggggggggagggaaggtaaaaaaaaaaaaaattgagagtaTTGCATTGATAGCAACAATACTACTGCTGTAATTACATCATCATGCTATAATATTATATAATTGAATATACTATCATTACTGTGTAATTCTTTCTAAATTCATGTTATCCAGTCCAGGCATTGTTTGTTGTCTCCTGGTTCTGTCTTGGCTATCAATATGGGCACTCAGTAAGTGCAGTGGTAAGCTAGGAAAATTCTGGTAGAAAGTACAATATGTACTTGGAAGCTGATCGAACCTGTCCCAAAATTTGAATTGGGTTTGAGTGCTGCTGTGACCTTGGCACAAAATTAAACATGATACCGCTTCTAGCAAAAAGGTCAGGGAGTTAGAGAAAATAGGTTATAGTATGAAGCTTTAATTGTGAAGTGCTGCTGAGTGTAGCTAAGCAATTCTTGAGCCATCAGTTTTTCATAATTTAATGTTAATAATCACTTTAAATGTAGGACTGGCCTGTCTGTAATGTATAAAGATGCAATTACATTTTGTCTCCTTTTGTACAATAATGTTACCTGTAGTGTTTAGAAACCTGGTATGTTACTGTTCTTCAGCTAACAGTGCAGTTGTCTTTTTGCTGCAAAAGGtagaatttttcaaattatatcGTATTGTCATGCGGCATAGTTGTTTTAAATGAACATACTTAAATTCAATATAAATCTGAGGGATTTATGTAGACATATAAACTTTATTGCTGTAGTGAGCTTATATGAGCTTgaattataattttttcctgtcaaattCACTAAGCCCGAGCAGGCGTTCCatctgcagacagcagcagatgCTAAGTGGTTTTCTATGCACAAGCAGTGTTGATGTGTTTTTAATGGCTTGATGAAAGTCATAAATAGCAAGCCCTGTAATAGAAGGCTAGCAGGTACAAAGATGTGAAGATACATTACGGTTGGTTGGTCTGAAATAATTactagaaaaatactttatgtGGCaagtttgtcttttctgttacagaaaccGACAAATGCTTGTgataaaaggaataataaagGCTGATGAACCCTTTCAGTATTAACATCTTTCAGTTCATAGCAGTGTCCTTTAAATAACCCCTGGGcttagtttttttctgttttcctgttagtGTGGTTTTGTACCTAAAAGGGAGGTTCCATGTGAGTGTTTTTTATTACTTGGTGTTTCAGTGTTCTCTCCAAGTCAAAATTCTATcctcatcaaaacaaaaaaataataaaatcacatGTCTTCATCTGTCAGAGCTGATGTAATTTTCTAAAAGGTAAGTCTGGGACAGAGGAAGCATGTCTGTGCTTTTAATTCCTATTGAATAGTACGTTTAAAGCATGACTGTGTTTCCACTTGCCACATAGCTTTCCACTGCAACAGCTATGTCCCAAAGAGAAACTCAGCCTGGGAAAAGAGAGATGAGAAAGAGAGGTCAGGTAACAGACAAACAAATATGCATGttgaatttaaatatataaaaatggaagaatggGTGAAATTGGAAGTGTGTGTGCTTCATACTGCTTTAGTCTCTTAAGGTCATTCTGAGTCTAcccttcagaatttttttatctAACTTAAGTATCCTTCTTACAGTGACAGACTGGATATTGGACAGAGACCCACAAGAAGAAATAATCAGGGCATTCAAATTATTTGATGATGATGACTCTGGTAAAATAAGCCTGAGAAACCTGCGCCGGGTTGCTAGAGAGTTGGGTGAAAATATGTCTGATGAAGAACTACGAGCTATGATTGAAGAATTTGATAAGGATGGCGATGGAGAAAGTACGTGTTAGCAACAAAACCCTATATAgtctgttcttatttttctcccctttttaaatggggttttgttgtgaAAATGCcctttttggtttcttcctAAGTAACTTTCTGCTCAAACTTAATTTAGCTTACAAGTAATGGAAATTGTTGTTTTTGACAGGTACTAGTCCTGGAAAAACATTTGGAGTCTAAAAATCAAGTTGATTTCTCAAGCTGATGCACCACTAAACTTATTCAACCACGGTCTATTAAAAGAGTGGTGAAAATGTGGTTGTAGGTGGAAGTAATTGAACTGGTACATGGGAGATGCGATGTACctacagaacatttttatttccttataaaTCACTAAAGGGATTAAAGGGCTAAGAGAAACTCTTTTGATCGCCTAGTCAATATTTCTTAAGTGGTGATGTGTCACTGTTGTGATTTCAGCATGTTAGTCAGATGTGGAGTGTTAAGCTAATAAATCATGCTGGATGTACCCTGGGTCTATATGCAGGAGCTTGGATGGGTCTGTAATGTACTTCTGAACCTCAAGAGTGCTGAAGAGCGTAGTGTGAAAAATGGCTCAGGGGAATTGACAAGGTCCATACCAAGTGTGCTGCAGAAGGGATTTATTAGCTAGCTAAAGAATGATTTAACAAATCCAGTTTGACACTATGCTTATTACCTCTTTGTGAACACTGAAagttaggtttttttcattaaccCGAGAATACTGTTATATTTACACCAGAAACCTTAATATCTGAAATTCAGGGACTAGTCACTTGAGACCGTGTATCTGAACACTGCAGTTTCTAACAGTCATCGAAAACtgcttctcagtttttcttttagaatgGTGACTCATGTCTGAGATTTCACTAGCAGTTCATCAACTTTTCCAGTTACAATaggattttatttctacttGTGAGCCACCACATCTGTGGCACTCAAAGCTCTAACTACtagtgaaaaaaccccacctggtCAGCCCTGTGGCAGACACTCCTCCCCTCAGTGCGTTTGAGACTGGTGTTACTCCATACCTGGGAATACAATTAATTAAGTACTGAAACAACCCCttttaagaggaaaagcaggacaTTTAAACCTGGTGGTGTGGAAATGCgaactttttgttctgttgtagTGGTGTAAATACAGAGCCTGAAGACAAAGACAGTGAAAGGTTGGTGATTCAACCGCCAGAAGAGTGTTAATGTTGACACTTGTTACTGAACTAAACATGGAGAAAGAGGCCATAGTTCCTTAATAAATCCCTACTGCATAATTCTGTTCCTCCACACTCCCAGCTGTGTCATCCCACACATTTCTTGCACTGGCAGTGTCTGATTCCACAGGTGAGATGTTTAAGGAAGCTAAGCCAGGAGAAAACTATTAATTTCGTCTTTTAAGTGTTACTGTTGCTGATTATATCCCTGAAGTCTCAGTACTTGATCAGATTTTCTTGGCACTGCATCTTGagaaaattgttttggttttttttctcagtgtttcctTTAGGATAATTGAAGCAGGTCGGTATAGTGAAAGCTGAAAATCCTGTTTTCAGGCACCTGTCTGTGTGCAGTGACATACAGGATTACCACTGAATTCTAGTAGACAACAGGATAGCTATTTACTTCCTTTTCAGTAGCTACATAGCAGGCAAGGAGTGATGCCTGTCTTCTCAGTCCTTTAGATTGATTGCTAATCTAGGTAGGTAATTTTGagcttattttgcttttaaaagaaggagTTATGAGGACCTGCATTGCTAGTTTTACTGTccctcccccaccaccccaccaaacatgcactttatttttttttttccccagcccctgAAGGTGTAGCTGTAGAGGTGAGTGAGAGTGGAAATCATCTGCAAGCATGTTTTGTTCTGTGTCGTGGTCCTGGACCTGCCAACTGAGGTGTCAGAAGCATAGATGCGTTTTTGTCATGTCGTTATTTGGTCGCTACAAATTGATTGCAGAACATTAGCTCCTTTCAGGAAGGTTACTGAGTCATAATTATTTTGCATCAGTGCTACATTTTTTATTCAAGTTGATCAGCTAAGAGTGAGTGGCTCAGTTTCCTCTTATTCCTTCATCCATTCATTCTCTTTGTTAGAACAGTCAAGCATGAGATCGAATGTGGAAGATTGACAGCATAATGTTTGTATATGGTGCTGTTTATCCTTAAGGTTCTatgtgttttctcttctttaaagaaaactgatgCTGTTTCTACCTTTTTAAGATTCATTCTGTAAAAGTAAATAATCCTGTAAATCACTGTTCTGTGTAGCTTCAAACATCTGGGTCACATAGCAAAATCTTGCTGTCAAGTAATTCTTTTcctgccccccccaaaaaaaaattacctgaaacTGTTAGTTAGTAGCATTTTTAATTGAtactttaaatacagaaatagtgCCATTTGTGATTTAACAAAGTTCTTACATTTGAGGGATTGTTTTGCTCATAGTGAAATAAAGTCTGTTGTGTGACACCCAGGCTACTTGAAAACTTGTGTTTCCAGCAAAATCACAGAGCTGTACTGGTACACTGTACATAAGTTTCTGTAGAAGAAAGTGTTTCTGACATCTTCCTGTCTgccttaaaaacagaaattttcttatttttgtattcctagttttagaaattacttctgttttggACCCTGACTGTTTTTAGAAACTCCATGCTGTCAATTCATGCAGTTTTTGTTGTCCTGTGTGGATGCATCTGTAGGAAAAACAGTCCAGTTTTAGGTCTCAGATTTTGGCAcggaattaggaaaaaaacccaaaacaaactgaaataatatgCTCCTTTAACTCTCCAGATTATGTAAGTCAGTATTATCTTCATATTAGCTGGGATCCTAGTTTCCTCTTTTATGATAATTTGTGTCATGGAATTGAGGGAAATCTGACACTAGGAAAGACTGATTGCTTCTGATTTCATTGTGCTTAACTTGTAAGCAGATCCTAAATCAGACAAGGGATTAACTGGGTTGGTGGGAATCATAACTGCTTCTCTTTGCAGTTTCTTTGACTgttagaaaatgtgtttgtcattataatactgtattttcacttttcagcATTGTTTAACCAGGATTTTTTAAACTGGAGAATATTTTGGGGAGGATGTTTGTGCAATTATTGTGCTGTTACTGTGATAAAGCAgtggaaatgctttttgaagTCATACAGTCAACGTAGTGCTTATGTGTAGCGTGATGTAGCAATATGGTAGACTGATATTTCAGAGCGTAGGGTCCTAAGCTAGACTAAATCTCcttgtttcatatttttgaCACGTGTCGCAACGGGGTAGATTTAGGGTTTTTATTCTTCAGCGTAGTtgaatttacttaattttcttttagctgtAAACGTAGCTCTTACTTTGCAGTGCTTTGTTTAGGAATATCTTGGGCATATTGGTTGGGACAGATAATTGTCAGGGAGAATTCTTCATACATGTCTGGTCTTTTCCATACCATGGGCTTATTCTAATCATTCCCCGCTACAGTAATTAGTTGCAGAGTGAACATGTTCATTGGTTAACTCTTTTACAGTGGCTCTGCTTTAACATATGAGTAGGGTCAATAGCTCAGGTATGAGTGcagcaaaataattaatgactgctaattaatttattattatgacTTAATTTCTTCAAGTACATTTGTGTAAGATTTCTGTTAATTATAACTGAAGAATGAAGAAAGttcagatggggaaaagctTGTCAAAAGTCCATTTTAATTCTAGCTAATTTATGGAATCATTAGTAAATgatcttaaaattaaatttgtatttGGCAAGCGTTACAGGTTTGAGAGAGAAGAATAGCATGGTTCACAGTGGGGGTGCGGTTTGGGCATAAATATCTGAACCATGATTTCAAGAATAAAACTGAACTTCATCGTAACTGGAGCTGCAGTACTGTTGCTTGAGAAACAATGATTATCTACCATTTTAAACATTGTTATAAATCTTAAAGAATCTTAATAATGAAGTATCATATTTTTGCATAGCCATCTGTTTACATACttttctcagggtttttttctatctttttttacttctagaatatttttactttcataaTTAGAAATAATAGCTTGTTATATGTGAGCTGGATTCTGGCTTCTACGTAATTAAGCTTGCATTCTGACTTTTCCTTTTAcgtggaagaaaaaaaaaagtgcaaaatcTCTGTTCTTCTAGAAGCAAAAAATCCAAATTTGTAAACCCTGAATAGTAGTGGATGAGAGACAACAAATACTGGGAGACCTTTACATAGAAAGTATAATACAGATatgcattgttttattttatgagtTATGGATGTTTGCTGTTTGTctaactgttttctttttttctacagtcAATCAAGAAGAATTTATTGCTATTATGACTGGAGATATTTAGcattagaagaaaagaaattaactcAGCACAAAAGGGAGGAAACATTGGCAGCTTCCATTACAATGTGTTGTACATCCATTCATTTCTGTAGCTGGAGTGatgcagaaaattactttcctcacaGGGCCAAAATAAAGACAGGTTATATGCACTGATAGTTCAATATTTTCCATCATTAAATATTATCACTACAATAATTGATATATCATTTTAGAACAAGTAAGTaatgctgcatttcagaatGTTCGAGTACTCATTTGTAAAATAACTTTGTATGAGATTTCTATACTGTATCATATTATGAGAACCTTTTGAAGTTGACTTTGTGTTAGCATTAGTTGTGGCCTTAGTTTTGATACATAAGGTTTGACAAACTTCCATTTAATAATGTTCTTTACTATTGCTACTTGAAAGTCTTATTTTTGTAGTTTAATCTGAACTGGACTGTAATGTAAACTCACTCCTTcagggaaaagattttttttttttttttttttttcatttataggCTTATACTTCTGCTGTTGTAGATTAATGGTAACAATAAATGAGCAAGCATTTGCATCCTTTTTTAACTCTGTATTACCCCCTGTGTGATAGCAAGTGACAGGCAACTATGCATGAAGATAAACTATCAAAGATGTGCTGAAATCATTCAGATGTCAACCAGCAACTCTCTCTTCAGTAACTACAGCTCTGATAGCTGTGGAGACAATGACAACTGTTTATGATGAGTAGATGCTGTTTCTGGAGTATCTAATTAGAAGAAAAGCATCACAGGGAATGAACTTTTAAAGTAGTTCGAGACTGGATTTATTTCGAGTTTGCTAGGTGTCTTCCAGAAGAGTTCATGTGGATTGATCTTTCAGATTTCCTGTATattggtttcttctttttaaatttcagtcatataaaaaaagtaactttaaatCTTGGTTAATACTGTGTTCGTCTTTATTGTCAGAAAAGCAGCCACTTTTTAACTGTCAGTAATCTTGGGGTTATATACAGGTTTGCCCTGCACAAACAATCAGAGTTTGGAATTTACTGAAGATGGAAGTTAAGGTCATCAAAGTTAATAgatttttgctattatttttcaagtgtgCATTGTAACATTCTTATCTGTGAAATAGTGTGTTGCTCTCTATTAAGCCATCAATACCAGTCCATTTTGTACAGAAAGTTGCCGCAATTCACAATGACTGGCGGTGGCTCCATATAACTTACCAAGTGTTATGAACAGAGACCTCATGCAGAACCCCAGTGCGGTAAGTGGCCTTCAGCTGGGATTGCTGTGCTGTATGACTCTAGGAGAGATGTCTCTCAAACAGCTTTTGCTAGGAAAGGTCAGTCTTCCTGTTAAGAtaactttattttgatttttttcaaaattaattctgcaaATATAATGGGGCAAAAATGATAGGGATAAAGCCAATATGAAATTTGTGGGAGTGAAAGAAATAGTTATGTTCCAGGAAGTTGAAGTCGTCTTAATAATCTGTTCATGTCTCAGTCTTAAAGTGTGAATAAAACTTCCTCTGTGGTATATCAGAGGTGAATTTTATAACCAGGTTCTTGCTTAAAAAGTAAACAGCATAAAGTATTTGCAGGATGAAGATTGTTTTTTATGGGGATAGATTCTGCTATACATAGGATAGATGTacttagtttcttttttatcaaTTTCAGTATAATACttgagaaagggggaaaaatagaGTTGAAGGATTCTGCCATGCAAGAGAAAATCTTCCTTGGGAATAAATACAGCAAACTTCTTAGAAGTCAAGTAAAATGCTTTAGAATCCAATAGCAAAAAAACCtcataaaatgtaaaatttattttttaaaaaaaggtaccatgcaaaaagaaaaaaaaaaaaagccacaaaaaacaacccagttTTTAACCAGAATTTTTCCATCTTAACAGATCTGTTTAGGAGGTGAATATTTAGGGAAGAGATTCTGAGCCTGTGAACTGCTCTTAACAAGTATTTTTCTAGAAACGATACGAGAATTGTCCACTTCAGTAgtttctggctttgcttttaaCTTCCTACCTAAACTATTTCAGGGGCATATTTATCTTCTGTAGACAATGAAAATGATAGACTAATTAAAAGGTACCTTAGTAGTCATCAAAAAATTTTCTCCCTGAGAATCACACCTTTATTCTGAATGTTCCAGTTTTCTAATTCTCTTGCTGTGGCTATTGAACAACTGGCTTTCAGGTGGATGTGAAAACATTCGGATCCTCCGTAGATGGCtggtaaatatttctttataggTGCCACTTCCTGTTTGTAACTTTTCCAGCAAGATGTACTTTTGTCTGTTCTGGATTGAGGCCTTGTTTCTAGCTTTTGCTTGAaaattaacttgaaaaaaaaatatttctagcttTACTTGAAAAACCTCACTGTGTTCTTGCAGATGTGGCTGCACTTGCTAGAGACAGTAACACTAGTGCAACACTCTGTAAGCACAGGCCAGTGAACTGGAGAGGTCTGGTAATTTGCTCACACTGTGGCAGTGgcccagaggaaaagaaaaagaagtaattggTATCGTATTTAGCGATGCTGTCTCAgtgtttggctttgctttttctctgcatttcattttttgggAGATTTTTGCATTCCAAAACCATGCTTGTTTTGTGCTGCTGACTGGTGAGCTTCTTGCTGTTTTGTGTACTGGGGGTGTTGCAGTTTCTTTTGGCTTCTGTGGATGTTCACCGGCCGACAGAAATTGTGATGGATTGGAGTCCACAGCTGAGTGAGATCAAAGCTCTGAACTTGCAGCTGTCTGCTTGGCCCCACATTGACACATACATTCAACCCtgtgtgttttgggggggtCGTACATATCCTGGTGCTTTTTGGTAGTTTGCTTGGTGTATCCTAGGATACGGATtcccaggttttgttttttcgTTCTTTGCCTGATatcagaggaggaagagagtcA
The window above is part of the Falco cherrug isolate bFalChe1 chromosome Z, bFalChe1.pri, whole genome shotgun sequence genome. Proteins encoded here:
- the CETN3 gene encoding centrin-3 isoform X1, translating into MSLALRSELSVDKTKKKKRRELTEEQKQEIKDAFELFDTDKDRAINYHELKVAMRALGFDVKKADVLKILKDYDREATGKITFEDFNEVVTDWILDRDPQEEIIRAFKLFDDDDSGKISLRNLRRVARELGENMSDEELRAMIEEFDKDGDGEINQEEFIAIMTGDI
- the CETN3 gene encoding centrin-3 isoform X2 gives rise to the protein MSLALRSELSVDKTKKKKRRELTEEQKQEIKDAFELFDTDKDRAINYHELKVAMRALGFDVKKADVLKILKDYDREATGKITFEDFNEVVTDWILDRDPQEEIIRAFKLFDDDDSGKISLRNLRRVARELGENMSDEELRAMIEEFDKDGDGESTSPGKTFGV